Genomic DNA from Vicugna pacos chromosome 14, VicPac4, whole genome shotgun sequence:
ATAAATAGAAATCTTACAGCTGAAAACTAAaataactggggaaaaaaaaactgtcaggAAAGCCTCTTTGATTCTACCACATGCAGTTTCTGTCCTTCAATCAACAATTAACAGATAAGCAAGGGAACAGGACCATGTGACCAATAAACATGAAGACAATGGTGGTCAACGGAAGCAGACCCAAAGGTAATCCAGACACCGAAGTGGGGAGGTAAGGACTTTAAAATAGCTATGACTATTCAGGGCTAGAAAACATGGGAAACGGtggacaaaataaattaaaagacaatGAAATTCACTGAGATGGTAGAATTAATAAAGAGAACCAACATACTTctacaaatgaaaaaatgtaatATCTGACATTAGGAATCTGATGGGTTGCTTTCATAGCAAATTGCATACAGTCAAGGCAGGAACCATAGAAAATATTCAGATagaagcacagaaaagaaaagaaaattgaaaaaagaaaaaaagatcagtgcATATTATGATTTAATTTCTTCCTGGGAACTCAATTAACAGAAGGGACTCTCACCCTTCAAGCATTTTTATGCTGCTGTCCCTGTATCATTTGGTAGCATCTGGGCTAACTGTATAATATCACGTAGATTATGTTGAATGGTGTTGCTGGGCTGAATTTAAGAATAAGGTTAGAACAGGGAATGGTGTTTGGCCTCAAGTGTTACATGGCCTTCTAGATATTAATGTCGTGTTCTACCCCTTCTCCGAACTTCTGGGGGAAAAACAAAATGGCCTGCACTGGTCTGAGAGGACACACAAAGGCACTGAGGTGGGTTTGGAGGAGCAGCATGGCGGCAGGAAGGCGGGGCCCTCTGACGGACGACTGCCTTTCCCAACGGGGCAGCTCTTACCCGGTGgaattaaagaacaaaaatttGGTTCATATTGAAAGGaaattctgttaaaatttgtCAGTACTTACACTCTCACGGAGGAAATACTGGAGAGGCagcttctgtatctttttttcccatgtcttctattttcctatttcttccaaATCGCTTTTTTCTATATCTTCTTGTTTTGGGGGAAGACAcaagaaatgtaaagaaacaaaaaaatatgaattACATTACATTTCCAAAGTCTCTTATAATTATCcaaataaaatttgatttatcTGTCTTATTCCACAACTAGTCTTTCAAATATGTCTTTAACACATTGTATCCTTTAATTCCTCATTAAAATGGATGTAAGTAGATGTTTCAAAGTAATCATAAAGAAAAGGTGGAGGAGTAGCTAAATCTGATCAGTGGGAGCTCTGTACAGAGTGGAAGGGGTAAAGATCTTCCACTTGTCAACTATCTCTTAGAGAAGCCATGACTAGTGAAAAAAGAAGACTGTTAGAATTTTTTAAGTGGTGATTGTGAAAGGCTAGTGGGGCATGACAACAATGAGCAATGCCTGGTAAGCTACGAAGATAAAGGAGGTTGGAAAGTTTTATAACAGAAGGATCAGGATGATATGCTCTGAAACCCTGCTCAGTCACTCAGCAGAAGGTAGTCAGATACTGTGCACCTCCTTGGGTGGATTAGTGCAtctgaaaaagaaagggaaggaggaaggagagaaggagggaggaagagagggagaactCTGTACCTAATCTCACCTCTGGCTCTACCTTCCACTTTACAGCAAATACGAAACATGAAGGACCATGATAAACAATGAAATGGAATTCTAACAGCCAAACACACACTGTGGAAAATTTCACAGGACAAACAGCTCGATTTCTTCAGTAAATAAATGGCAATAAATAGAGGGGAGGCTCTAacagatttaaaagaaatttaacagAGATATCAGCCAAAGGTAATACATAGACCTTGTTTGGCTCCTGATTTGAAAACaaatgacaaaacaaacaaaaaacaactgcaAAAAGACACTTTGGAGGCAACCAGGGGAAAGGAAATATGGGTTAGATAGTAGACAATATGAAggaactactttttaaaattttgttttggtttcatatattttgaaagagatcaatgtggaagtatttatacATGAAACTACTATGCTTTTTAGGATTTGCTTTTGAATATTCTAGCAAAAAAactgtgggaagggatagatgaaACAAGAATGGTAGGATGTTGATTATTGGTGAAATTAAGGCGTGGATATGTGAGATCACTTGCTAATTTCCTTAATTTGGTGagtatttgaaaatttccataatataaagttaaaaatgaacTGGAGGGGTTAATGTGTCCAAAGTTCCAGGCAGGGTTGTCAGGACTCCCTGCCCGCAGGTGTGTCCAACCTGATTCACATCCAGTCCTGAGACTGCGAACAGACCAAGGCTGGCAGGCAGTCCCAGCTCTACTCTTCTGTTCTGATACTTCCTCTGCCTACAACTAGGCGAACGGGGCAAAGGGCATTCGGGTCCCATTCTACTCACAGAAGTATCACCAATCTCTTTTTTGGCCACAGTTCCAAACTGCATCCTCCAACACAATTAGCCCAGAACTCTTGACTCTGGTAAAGAAAGCTGACCCTTTGAATCCAATTTAGCTTGGATCTTTGTGATTATATTCTGTCAGAACCCTGGAGGGCAGTCATCTGCACCTGACCCAAAACTGCAGGGAACAGGTCAGATAAGAACATGAGCCAACTGCTGACTCAAAGGAAGGTATTCCGAGGATAAAGGAAAATTATGCAGTTCCCAAGCTAAGGTCAACCATCTACAGTGATAGAAATGCTAAAAATTTGAGAAAGTGGAATTGAGTGTTGGAGCGATTCCCTAAGAGAGCAGAACAAGGGGGAAGAATTAGCATCAGAAAGAGAGATGATTGGTTGTTCTGTACATTcgtgagaagaaggaagaggtaaaagaagCTACAGAGACAAGTTGAGATTGAGATGAAGGAGACTGAGCTGGCTTTTCTCTGGTGGGTGAAATCTTTGGAAtaagaaatagagagagagagagaaaggaaagggattTTTGTGCCCAGGGCTAGAATAACAACAAGGGTACAAAGGCTAACCTGGCCACACTTGGGCGATGGCCCAGGAGGTGGGCTGGGCAttagggaggggagagaggacaaccacccagcttccaggctgcaagTGGACCAGTGAATGTAATTCCACATGACGCAGCTGCACCGATGGGCAAGTCCGGTCCTCTAGTGAAATAGCTCATTCCATATGCCACAGAGAGACCCAGGAGAAGACGGCTCAGAAGGCAGTGGGTGGAGAAAAGTTCACGTGCAGGGCCACTGCCTTTCCCCTTTCTCCCCCACGTGCCTGGACTTCCCCGAGGAGCAGCCTCCCTTAGGTCTGAGTCACATGGAAAGGCCTAGAAGAGCCTGAAAATCGCGAAGCGTTCCTTTGGTGCCCCTTTCTTTGTTTAAATCACCTATTCCAGCCTTATTCCATAACtgattcttaaaattatttttgctctGTAAACATGAAGAATGTAAGCTGCATATAAACATAATAATGGCAAAGCTACATTTTCGTGGAGAACGATTACCAGCCCCTTCAGTGACTTTAAATTAGTTTATTAACTGTATCAACACATTTACCACGGTTTTGAATATCCAGACTAGgaattttctcaaatatttacatttactgaTAATTAAATACACAGTTCAAAAACTGCTTTAGCTGTTACAATAGAGAACGTATTTCCAAGAGAGGCACAAAAGAGAAGGTATCGAAAGAGAATCAGTGCTTCCTGGAATATTTTCTCACAGAAATCAAAACAatgttagattttatttaatatcCAATCTACACATTATATTTAAAAGTACTTCTGTTCCCCCAAAAAGTGCTCTCTCCTTCCCTAGGACATGTTGATAATTACTAGTACAACTTGACAATTTTTATAAATccaataacaatttttaaaacaatttacaaCAATAAAGACATAATACTCCAAATATCTTGCAGGTATTAATTTTGGCtatttgtgtggacatgtttgaATTGTCTCAAGTGTATCATACTGGCTTGCTTTAATCAACAAAACTGACTAAAGCCTAGTGAAAAACACAGTTTAATAATCTCAAAGCAAAGTCGGAAAAAATTTTgaagatataaaaatttttaaaattcgaatattgaaaaatatacaaataatgcCTTGAGTACTTTAGGGGCTCAATCTCTGGAACAGACCTGAGAATAAAGAAGCAAGAAactatgaataaaaagattgGCTGTCTCTTATCTTGGCATTAACTTACTGAGAGATCTAGACAAGCTGGTGAACTTCAATCTAAAtatctacatacatataattttataaattatacattatatatatatatatatatatatataaaagttggTGAGACTAGGTGCTCTCCCAGGTGGCCCTGAGTTCCAGTAGTTCCAATTCTACATCTGATTACTTCACTGAAAAGCATGTATCCATTCTTATATTCACCCAAGGGAGGACCTCAATAAACAGACTGGAAAGAgcccccagcagccctgccctggCTTTGGCACAATATTTAGCAAGAGTTCCACTGAGGGAGATAGTCTGGACTTCTTAGAAGTTATAGGAAAGGTACCAGCATTTCTTTCTGGCTGAGAACATGGAGTATTTTAAGGCTTGTTTGAGTGGCTGACTTTCTTTCCTTGCTCTAGGTCCGCACTTGCTTTGCACCTCACCATGGAGCTGACGGCCTGCTGAAAGTTGTTGCTGACCACCACATACAGCAACAGGTTACCAAAGGTGTTCAGGGCAGCTAACGGTTTAGAAACGATGTATGCCCCATGGATCTGATTCTCAACGGAGCAGCTGATTGAAAGCAGGCGAGATTCAATCCGAATGAGCCTCAAGATATGGAAAGGTAGAAAGCATATATAAAACACAAGGAGCAGCAGAATGGTGAGCCTTCGAGCTTTCTGCTTCAGGCAGCTGTGAGTCCGAGGTCCTTGGGTCAGAGTGTAGATAATCATTGTATAGCAAAGTGTAACGATCACCAAGGGGAGGCAGAAAGTGGTCGCGGTCAAAATTAGATTGTACCATTTGATAGTTGTGAGGTCATCCGAACTGGTGAGGTCAAGGCAGGAGGATCTGTTGGTCCTGGTGGTTGACGTGATCAGGAAGGATATGGGAATGACGGCCACCAGAGAAATGATCCACACGACCGCACAGGCCACCACCGCCCATCGAGTTTTGTGAATGGAGAAGCAGCTCATCGGGTGAATGACGACAAAGTAGCGGAAGATGCTGAAACAGGTGAGGAAGAGGATGCTGCTGTACAGGTTGAAATGGAAGCCGAAGCGGATAAACTTGCACATGAAATCGCCAAAGATCCAGTTTTCGCCACTAGCGTAGTAGTGAATGAGGAAAGGGAGGCTGGTGAGGTACAGAAGGTCTGTGCAGGCCAGGTTCAGCATGATGATGGTGCTGCTTCTCCAGGGCCGCATTTTGAAGATGTACGTGGAAATAGCTACTGCATTGCCGGGAAAGCCCACCAGGAAGACGATGCTATAAATAACAGGGAGGTAGTGCCTCTTGAGTGCGATTTTTTCATCAGTGCAATTTCCAAGAGCATCTGCATAATCGGGGAACTCAGAAGCATTTGCAAAATCGTCTAGTGGCTCATTCATGGCTGTCTCCTTTCATCTTGCAAGAAAACAAGAGAGTTCAGTTTGGCAATACCGATCGAGAGAAAGTAACTCGCcgataaaggaaaatagaaaacattaatgATGGGGTAATGAAAACAATGATCTCCTTTGAAAGGAAATCGCTCTAACATCCTAAATTTGCCACTTCTTTCTCTTTAATCTCCAAAGAGACCCTGTAAAGGAGAAGTTGAATTTCTAAGAAAATGACTGTAAGGCAAGTTATGAAAGACATGTAACAATAAGATAAAAGCGAAATTACCATGAGAATTAAAATGaaggactggggtggggggaagaccCCCACGTGTAGCTGTGGGTCACGATTTGGCACGGTTGCTGTTTGGGCACGTCACCACTGTGGTACCTCTAAACCCGACAAAACGCTGAGAGGTATTTctcattatctctgttttacagaagaGACTAAAGCTGTCACTTGTCCCTGCTAACACACCTAGTGGcacagccaggatttgaacctgtgTTTTCCTGACTTAGAATCCATTCTCTTTTTAACCTGCCTCACTCGGCTGCCTCTCAGTCTGGATGAGTCTAAATGATGGATGGAATAGGAAGTGGGAAGGCACAGAAAGATTTAATAccagacatttttaaaacatagagTTCATGCATTCCAACATTATAGGTCTGGtaggtttcatttttaaatttcagctctTGCAACCCATTTTAACTGCTAACGTAATTTGTTCATGCTGCAGGGGTTGTGTttgcagggggaggaggagcagcagcTCCCTGCAGTGTTGAGAGCTAGGGTGCAATCGCCAGACAGCCTGACCTTGATTCTGTTTAGCCAATGAGTAGCTGTATGTCCCTAAGCAAGTTGCTTGCACTTTTCTAGAGCTGGGAGGAGTGGGGTTTTAACTTTCTTCTTCTTGCTTATCAGTGTTGTCTAAAATTTTGACTGTGAATTTTTTGCATGAAGATCATAAAAGCAGAATTACTTACAATTAGCTTATTATTCAGATGTAAATAGCTGTTGGTAAAATGCATCCACTTGCATATTTATGGAGTGCCCACTGTGTGTTCATTAGGCACTCTGCCAGGTCCTAGAGATACAAAATGAATAGCACGCACAGATGTACAAGCCACTATCACAGTCTACTCGGGGAGACGGACATAGAAATTATTTTCACAAATACAAGCCTACTTCATGGAACTGTCAATGTatccaaacaaagaaacaaacaaacaaaaaagacaagaaaaacacTTGGAACACTACTGGCACATAatacatgctcaataaatgttaggtaGTTAATCACTAAGTCCTTTGATGGATACATAGTACAAGGCTCCTGATATTCCAAAGAAGGGAGGGAACAGCTACTTGGAGAACAAGAGAGGGCACTGAAGGAACATCATCTAGGAGGGAACATTTAAGCTGAAACTAATAAGAGGAGcggaaaggcattccaggcaaagggaacagaatGCACAAAGGCACTGAGATCTGATGGATTTCAAGAGGGCAGATGTTAGGATCCTCACATGAGAGGCCAGTGCACCCTGGGACCATGTATTACTGATCAAAAGCAAATGTTTCTCTCCTCGTCCAGGTAATTTACTCTCACTGGCAAAGCTATTCATAGAACTACCACTGACACAGCATGAGAGATGAGAGGATTCAGGCACTACTGACTAGCCAGGGTGCTGTGAGGCCAGGAAAccacagtggacagcttttcccATGGCCAATACCATAGTGGGCTCATGCCTGGGTAGAAGGCAGTCACTtaaacctaaaagaaaaagatcaaggTCAGGGAATCGCTGAAGAAGCACTTCCTGAAGTCTGTTCTTAGCAAGTCAACATTCAAGATCACATCGCCTATCTGTCAGATCCTTGAAAGCAGAAACATGAAGTCACCTTGGACCCCAGGGGCTGACACACACAgggtctcaataaatatttgttgagtaagaGAATCATGAGTAACATCAGCAAAATTGATTAAGAGCCAGTGAAGCAGCAAccgttattaaaaaaaaaagtttggttcTTTAATGACTTTTACAGTAAGGAGCAAAATTAATTTCTGTCATTGCAAATAAACCCCTGCCATGTTATAAGGCCATTTTAAACACCAGTCATATCAGGGAAAGGCAGGCTGTAGGTAGAAACAACCACCTTATTGTTTTGAAAAACAACAGGGTGACTTGGGATTTACTGAAGAGTGACGGACCAGCTGTAAGGCAGGAGGGGTTAACTACGAAACAGACCCCTCTCCCCAAACCTCACTGAAAGAAAGGTTTGAGTTTACAAAACACGTGTGAAGCTAAGAATGGGAGACAAAAACTGGTCAGCGCTGTGAGCCACGCAGAATGAGGCAGTCTGTTTCCTCGACAGTCCCAGAGCCCCATGCAACCAATTCCCGCTCCACTTTGTGGAGCCCAGATGTCCACAAAGGGGCCATTTACACAAAGGACATTGCGGACTAATGGGGTGTATTCCCCACTCTTTGCTACAACAGTGGATCTCAATCGTAGGGCAGTTAGAGACCCCCCAGGACTACCGGACTCCTTATGAACTAGGAATGATGATCTGTCAAGCTTCAACATAGAGATAGGTTTGAACTAAGCTAGATGCCACATGAGTAAGAGCAAGCACCAAAGATTGGGGAATATTTTTATAGGGAAAAAACTTGTAACTTTAGCCTCTACTTTTCCTCTCTGAAATTGGGAAGAGGTTGTGATTGTAGCTGCAGGATGTCAGGGTTTGGGGAACGCAAAGCTCAGGGACTGCTACTTTGAGGCCATTCTGCTCAGGAACCTCATGGACTGGGTTTCCAAACGTCTGTGGATAAAGAAAGCAGGACCACACATGGTATCTACTCGAGGGGCAGCATATACTACTTTGCATCCATAGTGGATTCTTGCCCACTTGGTGGGAACAAGTCAAGTGGGAGGAATGATGTGAAgttatttttctagaaaaatctGATAATTTTGTAGTAAACTCCTAATCCAacaaccccccccacccccatccccagctcCACTGCAGCTCCTCCCACACGCACCCTGGGTTTTTCTGGTGCTGCTCCAAGGCCAAGTTAACATTCATCCTCTCCTCCTTTTCCCAAGTTGCCATTGGACCAGGGAGGTATAAACTAGGAAGACTGCTCCTCTCACCACCCCTCAGAGTCCTTAGAAACTCTGCAGCTGGGGTTCCATGCCGTTACCAAAAAGAGGCTCCGATAGACCTTTCATTCACAATGATTCATCTTGGGTTCCTCATCCACATACTTGTACACTAAGCTGATTTTGCACAGTGGAAAGCAGACCAAATCTTAACCCAGACAGGTTTGTGATGAGGGTGAGTGTTCCCCTCCCTGAACCCTGAAGGAATCCCTCTCCCCAACTCTTCCTTCAAACCCAAATTTCAAATAAGAATCTGCAACTCAGGTGCCCTGACGACTGTTAGGACACGACATGTTGATGGGGTCCAAAGCTATGATTTTAGCTATTGGCTCTTTGATGTTCTCCAACTGAATAAAATCTATGGAAATGCACATATGGACACACAAGAATTTTATGTACAATTTGGAGGCTTAGAGACAATCCTGAACTAGTTGACTTCGTCTAtagcaaggaaacaaaacaaaacaagacaaaataaaggCATTTCAGGGGGAAAGGTTTTGTCGGTTTGCTTGCTGAGGGGGTTGTGGGGCAGTGTCTTTGGACATTGCTAACATTATAAAGCTCAGAATCACACAGTGTGAGCAAAAAGCACATCCCGAGGGTGGAATCAATCCGTGTCAGAGATAAATCAATCCGTGTAAGTCTTTGGGACTGTCCCCAAAGTCCCCCCAAAAACCTCAGGCTTGATCGTGAAAAAGTTATGAAATCAAGTCAACAGTCTGGAACTTCTCCAGGCTCACTGAGACAAATCTACGGTCATTCTGGGCTTTTAGTTTCCCCAAATGCGCCCTCGCCCCCTACCAGAATGCAGGGTGTTGCTGCTCCCCACGAGAGAAGAAGTGGGGAGGCCCTGGCTGTGGCCTCCGCGGGGTCCTGCTGCAAAGACATGCCGGGGGCTCAGTTCCCCCAGGCTCGGGGCGCCCTGCGTGCGCACTCCCTGATCAGCGCAGGCCCCCCGCACCTGGCTCCCTCCCGCCGGCGGGGCCCGGTCCCCCAGCTGGTGGCTCACCTGGCACCCCAGGCGCGGCCGCCGTGCGCCCTGAGCGGCCGTCGGAGCGCGGCTGCGCCCTGGCGGCAGGACGGTCCCAGCCGAGGCCCCGCGCgccgcccctgcccctcccaccgcTTGGAGCCCACGGAGCTGGTGAGGGCCCGGGTCCCGCCCCGCAGGCGGAGGGCGGCATCCTCCCTCGCCCACTTTCACAGTCAACTCAGGGGCAGCAGCTGCCTCTCCTGGGATCTCTGTATACTCTCCATGCCGGTTTTGCGCGAAACTGCCCAAAAGGTGTTCTTGCACTTGCCTGAATCTGCAGATCTAGGTAGGACGCAGCCCTCTTGCCATAATTTGGGAACAGcctcttcccttctctgaaaCTCAGCGATATCATCTAAGACAACTGGGCTCTGAATCATTGGACTCTGAGTTCCCTGACAGGTTGAAAGCCGAGTTTTCTGTTTTGCCAAATGGGGACACGTGGAGAAAGCCCTTTCTCCATCCCACCGTGGTTGGGCATTAAATGCCCCTTCTGCACTACCATGTTTGATGGCCATTAAAACCACCAGTCCACCCTCTGGCCATGTCAGCCTGCACGTTAAGAGTGTTAAACCTGGCATCCCAGAGCCCAGGTGAGAAGATCCTCCTTGCTGCCAGCGGGCACAGCACTATCTCAGGTACTTTTATGCCTGCTTACTGTTGAGTCCCAGCCTCTCCCCGGAAATATTCTTCAGTCAGAGAAAAATTACTCTCCAATTTTACAATTTTTGCTCACTTCCTCAATTCCTCATTTGGAATGACTGGATTCTATTTTGTTCTAATCCATCCACacattcattcagcagacatttgctactcaatttttctgtatcaggcactgaggagaaagaagaatgagACTTGATCTCTGCCTTCCTGGAACTCATATCCCtgagaaagataaaacaattcatttaaaaagtcattagaGTTTGACCCTGGTAAATACGGGTGCTGTGAGGGAACGTAACTCAATTGTAAGAGAAAGAGAGGTCAGaaaaagcttcctggaggaaaagACAGTTGAGTATTTTTCCCTTGGTGATCAAGATGTCCAGATAAAGAGGAAACAGCTTAAACGGCTTATGTAAAAACAAGTATTGGGTCCTAGAATTTTAGGTGTGGAAGAGGCATTTACAAATATCCAGtcctgggaatgtaaaatggtgcggctgctatggaaaatggtatgatgTTTGctcaaaaaaatcagaatttccatatgatccagcaattccactctgggtatatacccaaaagaatcaaAGACCAGgattcaaagagatatttgtacacccaagTTCATAACAACATGATTCACAATAgttaaaatgtggaagcaacccaagtgtccataggtggatgaatagataaataaaatgaagtatgtACATACAATGaactattattcagccttagagtggaatgaaattctgacacatgcaaCAGTGTGGATGCACCTTGAGGACATACTGCTCtgggaaataagccagtcacaaaaggacaactaCTGTGTGATTCTGCTTATATGAGATACTGAGAgaagtcaaattcacagagacagaaaatagaatggtaattgccaggggctggaagaaGGAGTGGGAAGTGTTTGTTTAACAGGTACAGAGttaagttttgcaagatgaaaacacTTCTGTGGGTGGACGATGATGATGGTAGCACAACAGTATGAATGGACTTAATGCCACTCAacagtacacttaaaaatggttaagatggtaaacttTATGTCATGTGTatcttaccacaattttaaaaattctattaaaaaaaaaccccactgctATGGCCTCAAATTTACAAAAGAGGTCACTGAGAGTTACAGCAGTCCAAGTGACAAGCCTGAGCACAAGGCCAGGGAGGCCTGTGTAAGACCAAGGCATCTGCCCACTGTTCAGACTACACCAGGCCAAGGGGAGCTGGGCCACTTGATTGAAGTCATTGCTCTATGAAAAACCCATGTGCTATAATCCAACACTCTGAATTGGCTCCATCAACAAGATGACTTTTATGCGctattgtcttttttattttttaatgtttatctgtaaatatcgCTTCTTACTACAACTTGAAACCCTCACCAATAGGGTAGTCATTTGcaggggaaaacaaaaaacaaaactaatctACCGATCTTAAACATCTCTGATTAAAgagaataatataatttatacatcTTGAAAACAACTTGCCTTAGAAAATGATGTCACTAATTTACACTATGTTTTAACCTTCAAATTTAGAAACTTGAAGTAGTCTTTTACCAAACCTAAGTCAAAGACTTATAGAAGGGTAAATTTTAACTTCCATTTAAAATTGGTCTCTTGCCCAGATtcagaaatgcattttcttttttaaaatgagcaacCAATAGAACAGGATTCCAGCATTTAAATTCACAGGTGCCACCTGCAATGTGCTGCAATTGCTCCTCTGAAGCAGGGAGTGGGATTTAGCTCCCTGATAATCTGGATACTTAGAATTTCTTTAATTAGGAAGCACTGACATCTTAAAGCATCCAGCTCCAAAAAGCCCTGTAAGACTGCAGAGAAGGCAGATTCAAGCAGCATCCTCCAAgggcaggaggaagaaggagTAACATAGTAAAACTAGTCTTAGTTCTTACTCAGGGTTGAGTGAGAAAGGAACAAATCATTGTGACAATGTGGCCATTCTATTTCTGcctccccctgccaccccagttATCATTCCCCGTCATCCCTGATGAGATGGTATTAACCATCTCTATTCTTTTCTGTATTCGGAT
This window encodes:
- the OXGR1 gene encoding 2-oxoglutarate receptor 1; amino-acid sequence: MNEPLDDFANASEFPDYADALGNCTDEKIALKRHYLPVIYSIVFLVGFPGNAVAISTYIFKMRPWRSSTIIMLNLACTDLLYLTSLPFLIHYYASGENWIFGDFMCKFIRFGFHFNLYSSILFLTCFSIFRYFVVIHPMSCFSIHKTRWAVVACAVVWIISLVAVIPISFLITSTTRTNRSSCLDLTSSDDLTTIKWYNLILTATTFCLPLVIVTLCYTMIIYTLTQGPRTHSCLKQKARRLTILLLLVFYICFLPFHILRLIRIESRLLSISCSVENQIHGAYIVSKPLAALNTFGNLLLYVVVSNNFQQAVSSMVRCKASADLEQGKKVSHSNKP